CGACGTACAGAGACGCCGGAATCGGAACCGCGGATTCCGTCGCCATTATTGATGCTCCGATCGATGTGCTCGATCAAAAAATTGGAGGCGTTACGCAGGGAATTGAGCGGGGAATTGAGGGAAATGTGAGAGGATTTGGAAAGCGAATAACGCGAGAGattgtttttttccttaaatgaaaataggagaagagagagtgaggaagagagagagagtgtgtttTTCTTGTAAGGGTATTTGCATGGACGCAGGAGTTTTGTGCGTAAACAGTGCGTGTACGGATCCGAAGGCGCGCGTCGCTTCACTCGccaattgtttatttttggtCAATGGTCTCTAGGTGAatcaccacaatattatttttacaaataaatttgcTAATACTTATTTCTCATAAATGtgtaaatatatcaatttttgatattatacctgaatttttattttcaaatcatcttatgattttaatttcaatcaaattgaagttgattatttaatttaactcTTGTCTAAATTTAGCTTTTTTACTATATAACAACTCCAAGTtgattaatcaattattttaatttaactcTTGTCTAAATttagctttttttttactatatgaCACCTCTTTTGCAAATCATTTATTATGTAATATTTCGGGTGAAATAACAATTTTAAGAGgtatttgcaattttttgtcTTTCAAATTGCAGTTACTTTGTTGTCTATACACTTCATTATAGGATAATCGTGATTTGTGGATGctaatgattaaataaaatcacattaattttctcacaaaattagaatataacTCAAACTAAAAATTCATCAGCATTCTAGCGATTGAGACACATTTATTACATGGTGTGGTGTGATTCCACCTATAATAATTCTTTAATGGAGTATTACACATACTATATCTAgccttttttagaaaaagtgtTTATTAGAATGGAAATAATATGATCCTCTCTTTACTCCAAATGAAATTTTGgtacaatttcaaaattaaatattcaaaatttattattgggACCGATTTTATTTCGGTGAGGAAATAACAAAAGATACTAGGCAGTTTTTAATCTTGGTACAATAtggaatataaattttcaattgttattatttgGATCTCATTTGATTTTACATGAGGAAATACTAAAAGATACTTtgccattttttcattttggtacAATAGTTtgttaaaaaggaaaagttcaattaatgtacaaatttctctctcatagAATTGCTAGCTTCTTTTGACTTGAGTACAATTGTACATTGTACATAAATACCTATacccatttaaaaaaaacaaagtaaataaataaaacaataaaggaataaatacataaaagtgcgataaagaataaattaagagatacAGATACTTACTTCATAaaatatgttgattttttttccgtGAATGTATTTAAATGGgacaatttaaaatgaatacAACTTAACTATATTGAAATGAAACAAGGAGTGCCTTTTTTCtagtaaaaatgaatacatattgtattcatttgatttaatctGTATCTTTTTATAGTGATGATATCAAAGTGATGGAAATTAAATGTTTAACAAAAATGCTAGAAATACATTTTATTTGGGTTATTtacctataaatatataaacatttaatatatttttcttaatatttctctatatttttttttttaaatctaaatatataaattttgaatattctttatttttcttggaaaattaattttctttgaattgAAGTTGGCGTGTTCTTCGATATTATCAGtaccaaaaaataatgaatactAAAACTACATCGTTTAAACACACAAATTTTCGAGATTTTCTAGATTCTTCCAAACTTTGagattttctaattttttctaaGCGATagattatttctaaaatattttaattcgcAACACtttgttttaagtttagacaagagtataaatttatattctttaaatttttaaaaaaaataattctccaaaaatttgaatcacataatttaaataaagaaaattaaataatactccatctatcACACTCAAGtgattaatttcttttagGCATTAGGActatagaaaaatgatataGTATTCCATATAAGTTAATAAGTGGACGATAAAGTActtattagagagaataaagtattgagaaattaattgtgctgttttttgctaaaaataaaaagtaaccACTTGTAGTAAGATAGCCATAAAAGAAAAACCAATCACTTGTAATGTGCGATAAAATGGAGGGGAgtcataaaatttgtttacAAATTCTTTCATAATcatattaaatcacaaaaacttaaatactccattggtaaataaaatgaaaacagtCATCAAACCCAACCAAATGTAATTTGAAGgacaaaaatcacaaatatcTCAACTCATAAtctcttaaaatttgttaatcttgtctaaaaataagatttattgTCTAAAACAACCTAAAATTAtcagaaaatagaaaaattagaacaattcacaaaataattttatttttatcgaaATTGTTCATCGGAGGGAATATCAGACAATCTCCTACTgtatttaaattagaaaaaaaggaaaaaatttagaaaatatcgaaaattcaTGGTTCAAAGCTAAGCAAGTGCGCAAAAAAACTTCTAGCTATGCTGTTTCTATCGAGTGTAAGTTTGTCACTTGGGCATCAAAGAACGACTATATCACAAGGCGACCTGGAGTATCGTTGCATTAGGCCAATAACTTCGATGCATTGGGAATTAATACATACAATAAAAGTTATGAGACTTgttctaattaattatgtcatGTGTCTTTGAAATTGGATGGCACAGTGAAGTTGCTGAGGCTTGGAGAATAATAACAGGCTTCAAGGATAATAAATgaggataaaaatatttcgAGTAAGTaattgtattataaatagCTTATAGACAGGCAACCACCTCCCAGAATTGTTGTGCCTTGATTTGGAACTTTAAGAAAGCCCATACACCACATCGTAGCACCATCCTGAGACAAACAGTAACAATTAAAAGTTTAGGCTGGGCTAGATACTATGTGATGATCACTGTTGAAGCCATGATAATCATGATCTAAGAGGAGCAGACCGGAAAATTTTTTGTATCAACAGCCAGGATGCCGAGGAAATAATCCAGTATAAAAGGATATAAGTGGAAGACTCACAGCAAATCCCATATGTACAAGGTAGTCGATTGGTCTTAAAACCATGGATGCACCTCCAGCAAAATTGAAAGAAACTTCGGGGAAGACCTCTGCTAAGCTGTTTATAGAACAGAAACCAGCAGCACTCTTATTAAGGTGCTCGTGTAGTAGCgtatttaaatactaaaatgGTCTGAACtgcatatttaaatactaaagAATATACAAACCCTGTAGAAAGCAGATAGCATTGATTTCCTTTAGATGTAATTGGTCTCACGGATGGAGAAATAGAACCAGTTATCTGCAAGCATAGAAAAAGGGTCAGGATTCTGAGTTCACTCTAGTTTTTAGCTTCATGAGACCTCATTAAGAGAGGCTGGAATTAATCAGTCTCATGTtctgaatatataatttaggCCACCTTAATATCAGTAATGTGGCCTTTTGTAAGGTCAAAACCTATGACATTAACTGTTTTCCTTGAAGGTCGTAGCATCAATTGGTTCATGATAGGAAAGAAAGGCATGCATGAAGTGGATCAGGATGCTTACAGCAGCAACAAGAGGGTCATAAGCTCCTTCCACAAGGTAAGCCAACGTAGTTCCAGAATCAATTATGGTTCCTCGGTTGCCTGACGTAGTAAACAATCCTTGATCAATAGGTAACAGTTGTCCATTGACAGCAATGCTCTGTAGATGTAAATTATAATGAGGcctgaaaaaaattaaagatacaaATCAAACATCAAATTGGTATATGTCTCCAAAGTCTTTCATTCTCAATGCAGTGAAAACAAACAAGCAGCATTGTctcattattttatgaaaGAGAACCAGGGGATTCCATCCATAACAATGAGAAATATACCAACGGAGGCATGAATAACAGACACTAACCAAAAAAAAGctgttatttcaatttaacGTGCACCATTATGCAAAAATGATTTAGATTATCTATTGAAATCAGAACATCGCCTTGTAGTGAAGTGAATGTATTTGAGTGGGAACTATaccaattaaattatgtaatttgttGTACTGCAAATGTCTGCTGGGGATAGCTTGTATTCTTAAGGATTTCATTCCAACTAGAAGGAATATCAAAATCGGATAAAAGGAAAAAGCCAAAGAACCAAATCCTTGACAATTATTAACCTgttaatttatactagtatcCACCCATGCCTCGTGCATCAggtaaaattatgattaaaaaaagttcTCATTGGCAAGGGTTATCATAATAAAGATGTGCATTATTGCATGGATGAAATGTCAGTTTCTGGATTTACTAAATGCACCTTAAGGGGCCATACAGCCTCACAATTGTCAAGAAAAAACAACATTAAGAATATTTAAGCGGGCATATTGCAAATAGACGTACTGCGATGGAACAAGGGGTGTATAAACGATTCTTGGATCCATTATCTCACCAAGAACTAGTATACCTCCACCACTACCCTCCCCTTTCAAGCAATGGGAAAATACTTTAGGAGTGATCCTACTTGATGATAGTTGTGATATTACTGAAAGACCATTCTGGCCAAAGCCAAATATTCCATCAACTGCTCTATCTGAATCAGTCAGGTCTCCAAACAGTGAAGTGCTACACCTGtttccacaaaaaaaattgaaattctatAGGGTTAAGCTAGAGGAAACTAAATGCATGTTGCACAAATATATTTCTTCCTTATAACCCAAAAAATCATAACAGAAAATTATTCTGATACATAGAGCTGTTCTTGCAAGGGCAGCAGTTTTAAATTGCTTCTACTCAAATTATATTAGCTGTGTCGAGGCACAATATGAATAGAACACAAAGCATCTGATCATGATTATACCAGGATAAAGTATAAACAATAGGACCCATATAACGGCTTACCCGAAAACAATAGGAGCAGAAGAATTGACTATCAAAGAGGCATCCATAACTGTATCAAAATAAAGCATATCAGACACATATAGACCAGAAGTGCCACTTCCATCGCCATATTTGAATGAGTAAGCACACTGATTGCTCCCACTATTGCATTCAGCGGATGCAGTTTGAACAATGGAAGCACAAATGCTATCCGAGCAGGACATTGGTGAAAAGGTCGAGGACGAGGCGCCATTGAAGAAGTTGAGAGGAATCTGAAAGCACAATACACAGAAAGTCAATttataactcaaataaattgCCACAACACTAATGAA
The genomic region above belongs to Salvia hispanica cultivar TCC Black 2014 chromosome 3, UniMelb_Shisp_WGS_1.0, whole genome shotgun sequence and contains:
- the LOC125210925 gene encoding aspartic proteinase 36-like isoform X1, encoding MDGRVFYVAAAVVALAAAAASAANDAVGFQRVLSLERAFPVKEDLEVSKARDRARRGRMLQSYSGGIVDFTVDGTSDPYAVGLYYTKVRLGTPPQEFNVQIDTGSDILWVTCSSCNDCPQNSGLGIPLNFFNGASSSTFSPMSCSDSICASIVQTASAECNSGSNQCAYSFKYGDGSGTSGLYVSDMLYFDTVMDASLIVNSSAPIVFGCSTSLFGDLTDSDRAVDGIFGFGQNGLSVISQLSSSRITPKVFSHCLKGEGSGGGILVLGEIMDPRIVYTPLVPSQPHYNLHLQSIAVNGQLLPIDQGLFTTSGNRGTIIDSGTTLAYLVEGAYDPLVAAITGSISPSVRPITSKGNQCYLLSTGLAEVFPEVSFNFAGGASMVLRPIDYLVHMGFADGATMWCMGFLKVPNQGTTILGGGCLSISYL
- the LOC125210925 gene encoding aspartic proteinase 36-like isoform X2; this encodes MDGRVFYVAAAVVALAAAAASAANDAVGFQRVLSLERAFPVKEDLEVSKARDRARRGRMLQSYSGGIVDFTVDGTSDPYAVGLYYTKVRLGTPPQEFNVQIDTGSDILWVTCSSCNDCPQNSGLGIPLNFFNGASSSTFSPMSCSDSICASIVQTASAECNSGSNQFMDASLIVNSSAPIVFGCSTSLFGDLTDSDRAVDGIFGFGQNGLSVISQLSSSRITPKVFSHCLKGEGSGGGILVLGEIMDPRIVYTPLVPSQPHYNLHLQSIAVNGQLLPIDQGLFTTSGNRGTIIDSGTTLAYLVEGAYDPLVAAITGSISPSVRPITSKGNQCYLLSTGLAEVFPEVSFNFAGGASMVLRPIDYLVHMGFADGATMWCMGFLKVPNQGTTILGGGCLSISYL